In Catenulispora sp. MAP5-51, the sequence ACGTCCGCGGCGTCCGGCCGGGGTCGACCACCGAGACGTACGCCGCGCTGCGCACCTTTGTCGACACCGACCGCTGGGCCGGCGTGCCGTTCACCCTGCGGACCGGCAAAGCTCTGCCCGTCTCGGCGACCGAGATCGTCGTCGAACTCTACAGAGCTCCGTTCGGCTACTTCCACACGGCCTGTGCGCAGGAGACAGGGCCGAACCTCATCCGTTTGCGGATCAGCCCCGACGCCGGCGTCATCTTCGATCTGCTCGCCCAACACGAGGGTGACGCCGAGACCGTCGACCACGTTTCGGCCAAGACCGACTTCGCCCACCTGACCGGAAGCGGCACGGCGGCCTACGAACTCGTGCTCACCGACGCGGTCAGCGGCGACCCGCGACGCTTCACTCGGATGGACATGGTCGAGGAGTGCTGGCGCATCGTCGGCGATCTCCTCGACCCCAAGGACGCTCCCACCATCTACCGGCAAGGCAGCTGGGGACCCGTCGAAGCCGTCGACCTGACCGAAGACGGCTGGCGCTGACCAACCAGAACGCGCGCGGCGAGCCTGTAGTACTCCTGAAACCCCGGTCACTGCGCTGTTTCGCGCTGCGGCTTGGTACTCGCTGATTAGTCCGCCAAGGACTGGTCTGCGGCGGATCCGCCTCTGCTGGGGCCTGGAAGGGGATCAGGTTTGAGTCGTCGCTGGCTGCCCGCAGTTCCATTCCGTCGCCTTGGTGGCTGCGTCCACGGTTGTAGTGATCGACGTACCGCTGAAGGGCAGCGCGCAGGTGGCGTTCACCGATGATCAGCATCCGGTCGGTGCACTCGGCACGGATGATGCGCACGAACCGCTCCGCGAGGGCATTCATTCGCGGTGTCTGTGGTGCGGTGAGTACGCCGTCGATGCTGATGGCGGCGAATACTGTGTCGAAGGCGGCGGTGAACTTTGCATCTCGGTCCCGAATCAGATACCTGAACCGGTGTCCCTGCTCGAGGTCCGGGGCGAAGTCCCGTGCGAGTTGTGTAGCCCAGATGCCGATGGGGTGGCGGGCCACGTCGAGTAGGTGGACGCGGCGGGTGCGATGCTCGATGACGAATCTACGTCCAGGCGCGTCAACGAGACCGCACAGTCGACGTGCGGGAAGCCGATCGCCAGGAGCGATTCGGCTTGGGCCTGTAGGAAGGCGCGCCACCTGTCGTCGCGGAAGCCGCTTGGAGAGACGCGGTGGGCCCAGGGGATCTTGCGGATGGTGCCGGCGCCGATCCTATGTCCGAGTCGGCACAGCTCACCCTGGATACGGACAACACCCCGGTACGGTTCTCCATGGCGAGCCCGACGATCAGGGCGACAAGTTCGTCGGCCAGCGGCGGACGCTCCGCAGACCAGGGGATTGTGTCACTTCCTGAACACCATGCGGCGGTGCCGGCGAAGCAGCGTGCCTGGGGGTGACGATTCGGTGGCCACGCAGCGCCTTCGGCAGGATCCGGCACAACGCCGTGAGCCCAGCCCGATCGGTCTAGTCGATCGGAGGCTTCGGGTTGGTCCTACGCAACACGGCGACTCCCTGCCGCAGGACCAGTATCTCGGCGTTCTTCGACGCCGAGTACCTGGCCAGTAGCACCAGCCAGGACAGCACTAACCCGTGAAGCGGTTGATCAGACGAACCGACACAAGCATCAATCATCGCAGGTCGGAGCCGCTGGCCGAGTTTCAGGAGTACTACAGCCGTCATCCTGGTTGCGCTCGTGCCCATTCTGCTCGGCGCCGGCGCGGCAGGCAGTGCCACCAGCCTGGCCAGCCCGCTGGCCGCGCACTACCAGCAGTCCGCAATGCTGGTACTGGCTGGTCTGAGCGCGGCCGTCGCGGTCATCACCGCCGTGTTCGTCTCCGCAGGCCTGGGCGTCGGCCGCCACATCCCTCCGACTCCGCGGCTGCATGCTTGCGCCGCGCGTCACCTCATGATTCGTGCAGCGTCAGCCGGCTTGGCTTCAGCGAGGGCTCCCGCTACGTCGGCAGTTCGCTGCCGGCCTGTTCGCTGACCATGTATCGCGCGTACCAGTCCGGCCAGTCCGGGTCCTCCGCGCCGATGCGCGCCTCGTGTTCGCCGTGCGCGGCGGCGGCGCGGCGCAGTGAGCTGGCGAGGTCGGTAGCCGAGGAGAACGCTGTGACCGATGGATCCAGGCGTCCGGGCAGCCGGTTCGTGATCTCTTGCAGGAGCCAGCCGTTCCCGTCGGGGTCGTTGAACGACAGGAACGAGCCGTAGCTGCTACGTTTCGGATCGGGGCCGGGCACCCGGGCGTCGGAGCTGCTGTGGTGGA encodes:
- a CDS encoding VOC family protein, which encodes MDMKLELIVIPVGDVDRAKDFYTGLGWRLDADIATDEKFRVVQVTPPGSPASVIFGTSVTAQTPGTAEGLHLIVDDIVAAYGELKQRGAEPSEVFHDAGGVFHHSSSDARVPGPDPKRSSYGSFLSFNDPDGNGWLLQEITNRLPGRLDPSVTAFSSATDLASSLRRAAAAHGEHEARIGAEDPDWPDWYARYMVSEQAGSELPT